The following are from one region of the Halodesulfurarchaeum sp. HSR-GB genome:
- a CDS encoding methylenetetrahydrofolate reductase C-terminal domain-containing protein, translated as MTRQDFRAAVEDEDRFAVTWELIPGRGSHEPQQEEVFEDAETAASGDVVDAVSLTDNPGGTPALSADYLGMKLKERGIEPLVHFTTKDKNRNQIEGLLHALEREDLHNILIMSGDHQGPAFEGQAKAVYDLDPVQTLDFVSDLNDGFEFEDNFGRHNELAETDFFPGAVVSPFKRLEAELMPQYWKLEMKVEKGAEFIIPQVGFDARKFHELIKFIDEKDLDVPVIGNLYVLDPGSARAMNENRIPGAIVTDDLREEVEAEQEGEDPHQAMLERAAKMYAFMKGMGFAGVHIGGHAADYDDVEYIVERGEELAPDWETYVSEFDFPMEDGFYYYERDPETGLNADEHAILPENPSTGLKYKGFKVAHELMFEPDGPLFGPMRWFSKKVDDSALEEPFTTFERVTKTISNDCQECGNCALFDLAYLCPMSQCPKNERNGPCGGSYDGWCEVYPGEQECIYVRAYRKLKADGGLEKAREKLRDTYIPPPDYDLEGTSSWLNYYLGRDYAGKRVGNEVADD; from the coding sequence ATGACCAGACAAGACTTTCGTGCGGCCGTCGAGGACGAGGACCGCTTCGCGGTGACCTGGGAGCTAATCCCCGGACGGGGTTCCCACGAACCCCAGCAAGAGGAGGTGTTCGAGGACGCGGAGACGGCGGCGTCGGGGGACGTCGTCGATGCGGTCTCGCTAACCGACAACCCTGGCGGGACACCCGCGCTCTCGGCCGATTACCTGGGGATGAAGCTCAAAGAGCGGGGCATCGAACCGCTCGTTCACTTCACCACCAAGGACAAGAACCGCAACCAGATCGAGGGCCTGCTCCACGCTTTGGAGCGTGAGGACCTCCACAACATCCTGATTATGAGTGGCGATCACCAGGGGCCGGCCTTCGAGGGCCAGGCGAAAGCCGTCTACGACCTCGACCCGGTCCAGACCCTGGATTTCGTCTCCGATCTCAATGACGGGTTCGAGTTCGAGGACAACTTCGGCCGGCACAACGAACTCGCCGAGACGGACTTCTTCCCGGGTGCGGTCGTCTCCCCGTTCAAGCGCCTGGAAGCGGAGTTGATGCCCCAGTACTGGAAGCTGGAGATGAAGGTGGAGAAGGGGGCCGAATTCATCATCCCACAGGTCGGGTTCGACGCCCGGAAGTTCCACGAACTCATCAAATTCATCGACGAGAAAGACCTCGACGTGCCGGTGATCGGCAACCTCTATGTCCTCGATCCCGGCTCGGCCCGGGCGATGAACGAGAACCGGATCCCTGGAGCCATCGTCACCGACGACCTCCGCGAGGAGGTCGAGGCCGAACAGGAGGGCGAGGATCCCCATCAGGCGATGCTCGAACGTGCGGCGAAGATGTACGCCTTCATGAAGGGCATGGGCTTTGCCGGGGTCCACATCGGTGGGCACGCTGCGGACTACGACGACGTCGAGTACATCGTCGAGCGCGGCGAGGAGCTCGCCCCGGACTGGGAGACGTACGTCTCCGAGTTCGACTTCCCGATGGAGGACGGCTTTTACTACTACGAGCGGGACCCGGAGACGGGGCTCAACGCGGACGAACACGCCATCCTCCCCGAGAACCCCAGCACTGGGCTGAAGTACAAGGGCTTCAAGGTCGCCCACGAACTGATGTTCGAGCCCGACGGCCCGCTGTTCGGCCCGATGCGCTGGTTCTCGAAGAAAGTCGACGATTCGGCCCTCGAAGAGCCGTTTACGACCTTCGAGCGGGTCACCAAGACCATCTCAAATGACTGCCAGGAGTGTGGCAACTGTGCGCTCTTCGATCTGGCCTACCTCTGTCCGATGTCACAGTGTCCGAAAAACGAGCGCAACGGCCCCTGTGGCGGGAGTTACGACGGCTGGTGTGAGGTCTATCCCGGCGAGCAGGAGTGTATCTACGTCCGGGCCTATCGCAAACTCAAGGCCGACGGCGGCCTCGAGAAGGCCCGTGAAAAACTTCGGGACACCTACATCCCGCCGCCCGACTACGACCTGGAAGGGACCTCCTCCTGGCTCAACTACTACCTGGGCCGGGATTACGCCGGCAAGCGGGTCGGCAACGAAGTGGCGGACGACTGA
- a CDS encoding TRAM domain-containing protein — protein MSMDDLLAVFSAEIERVNGDYVISIPERELEVGELDPDSVYRFGVLGSVSQGTTRSKSSTTERSTPPVDEGDTLEVEIDSKGEEGDGIAYVEGGYVVFVPNTAIGDIVTVEVVSVGPRFARAEPVDGTPSDSDIEAI, from the coding sequence ATGTCCATGGACGACCTGCTTGCAGTTTTTTCCGCCGAAATCGAGCGAGTGAACGGCGATTACGTGATTTCGATCCCTGAGCGCGAACTCGAAGTGGGGGAACTGGACCCCGATTCGGTGTACCGCTTTGGCGTCCTGGGATCGGTCTCTCAGGGGACGACTCGGTCGAAATCCAGCACTACCGAGCGCTCGACCCCGCCGGTCGACGAGGGGGACACCCTCGAAGTCGAGATCGACTCGAAAGGGGAGGAAGGGGACGGAATCGCCTACGTCGAGGGCGGCTACGTCGTCTTCGTTCCGAATACCGCGATCGGAGATATCGTCACGGTCGAGGTCGTGAGTGTTGGCCCGCGCTTCGCCCGGGCCGAACCGGTCGATGGGACCCCGTCGGATTCTGATATCGAAGCGATCTGA
- the ilvD gene encoding dihydroxy-acid dehydratase has protein sequence MADFTEKDSDMRSATVTEGVDRAPHRSLFRAAGLDDEEIHQPLIGVANSWNEIVPGHVHLDELATHVKDGIREAGGTPLEFNTIAVDDGIAMGHEGMRSSLPSRETIADSVELMVNAHQFDGLIAMASCDKIVPGMLMAVARLDIPAIVVTGGHMAAGSFDDEPADLVTVFEGVSQHHEGEMSDDELYELECSACPGEGSCAGMFTANTMACVTEALGLSWTECATSGATDTAKQEIARKSGREILRLVKEDIRPSDLLTEAAFEDALRVDLALGGSTNTMLHVPAVAAEAGLDITLEDFENLAEETPHLAHMSPAGPWRMEHLRDDGGVPAVMAELKAEMHQDRETVDGITIGDRIENADKRGTVIQPRADPVHDGGSLAVLDGNLAPNGAVVKAGAMDESMHHFEGRARVFESQSAALEALDGGEIDPGDVIVIRYEGPRGGPGMPEMLEPTSKVSGSPRLSGEVALITDGRFSGGTRGAAIGHVSPEAASGGPIALVEEGDQILIDVDAGRLELDVPAETLRSRAKSWSPPEPEVTGVLEKYAAMATSAATGGVLEAPSLDGVEIQLPEQ, from the coding sequence ATGGCCGACTTTACCGAGAAGGACAGCGACATGCGGAGCGCGACGGTGACCGAGGGCGTCGATCGGGCCCCCCACCGCTCGCTCTTCCGGGCGGCAGGACTGGACGACGAGGAGATCCATCAACCGCTCATCGGGGTAGCGAACTCCTGGAACGAGATCGTTCCCGGCCACGTCCACCTCGACGAACTCGCGACCCACGTCAAAGACGGGATTCGCGAGGCCGGTGGGACCCCACTGGAGTTCAACACGATCGCGGTCGACGACGGCATCGCCATGGGACACGAGGGGATGCGTTCGAGTCTGCCCTCGCGGGAGACGATCGCGGATTCGGTCGAGTTGATGGTCAACGCCCACCAGTTCGACGGGCTGATCGCGATGGCCTCGTGTGACAAGATCGTCCCGGGGATGTTGATGGCCGTGGCGCGGCTCGACATTCCGGCCATCGTCGTCACCGGCGGCCACATGGCAGCCGGGAGTTTCGACGACGAACCAGCGGATCTGGTGACCGTCTTCGAGGGCGTGAGCCAGCACCACGAGGGCGAGATGAGTGACGACGAGCTCTACGAACTGGAGTGTTCGGCCTGTCCGGGCGAGGGATCCTGTGCTGGCATGTTCACGGCCAACACGATGGCCTGTGTAACCGAGGCACTGGGCCTCTCCTGGACGGAGTGTGCGACCTCGGGAGCGACCGACACGGCGAAACAGGAGATCGCACGCAAGAGCGGTCGCGAGATCCTTCGGCTGGTCAAGGAGGATATCCGCCCCTCGGATTTGCTCACCGAGGCGGCCTTCGAGGACGCCCTCCGGGTCGACCTGGCACTGGGCGGGAGCACCAACACCATGCTCCACGTGCCAGCGGTGGCCGCAGAGGCCGGTCTCGACATCACCCTGGAGGACTTCGAGAACCTGGCCGAGGAGACACCCCACCTGGCACACATGAGTCCGGCCGGCCCGTGGCGGATGGAACACCTCCGGGACGACGGTGGAGTGCCGGCCGTCATGGCGGAACTCAAAGCCGAGATGCATCAGGACCGAGAGACGGTCGACGGCATCACGATCGGCGATCGGATCGAGAACGCGGACAAGCGCGGCACGGTCATCCAGCCCCGGGCGGATCCCGTTCACGACGGGGGAAGTCTGGCCGTCCTCGACGGCAATTTGGCGCCGAACGGCGCGGTCGTCAAGGCCGGCGCCATGGACGAATCGATGCATCACTTCGAGGGACGGGCACGTGTCTTCGAATCCCAGAGTGCGGCCCTGGAAGCACTGGATGGGGGCGAGATCGATCCGGGGGATGTCATCGTGATCCGCTATGAGGGGCCGCGTGGTGGTCCCGGCATGCCGGAAATGCTGGAGCCGACGTCGAAAGTCAGCGGTTCGCCCCGGCTCTCCGGTGAGGTGGCGTTGATCACCGACGGGCGCTTTTCTGGGGGCACGCGGGGCGCAGCCATCGGGCACGTGAGCCCGGAAGCCGCGTCTGGCGGTCCCATCGCGCTGGTCGAGGAAGGCGATCAGATCCTGATCGATGTCGATGCGGGCCGACTCGAACTCGACGTTCCGGCGGAGACACTTCGTTCGCGAGCCAAATCCTGGTCGCCGCCGGAACCGGAGGTGACAGGCGTGCTGGAGAAGTACGCAGCGATGGCGACGAGCGCTGCAACTGGCGGCGTGCTCGAAGCCCCGTCGCTGGATGGGGTCGAGATTCAACTACCCGAACAGTAG
- a CDS encoding universal stress protein: MYDRIVVAVDSSAEAAHAARTGFALAQTLSVPVDVVTVLEASILDALRSGTGRDRLRSEREQLLADIESRAGAVSISTTLLEGRPADRIVEFALDSGTNPLVVLGRQGRSSVSRRLLGGVTEGVLERGDLPVLVDPGPGEAESDFDPSRILVPTDGSENADVALPHVAALANQFDAAVTVLSVVDLQRAGGVFNAGGLDAEFIEALESRAETATAAAEETIQATESSLSVESMVRRSKDFEGVSGAICETTVAENVDLVVMGSHGRSNVRRQLLGSVTSTVLRSIDVPTLVVPRSRS, from the coding sequence ATGTACGACCGGATCGTCGTCGCCGTCGATTCGAGTGCGGAGGCGGCCCATGCCGCCCGGACGGGCTTTGCGCTCGCCCAGACCCTCTCGGTCCCCGTCGACGTGGTGACTGTGCTGGAAGCTTCGATTCTCGACGCGTTGCGATCCGGGACCGGTCGTGATCGACTTCGCTCGGAGCGCGAGCAGTTGCTCGCCGATATCGAGTCCAGAGCCGGGGCGGTCTCGATTTCGACGACCCTGCTCGAGGGGCGGCCTGCCGATCGGATCGTGGAATTCGCACTCGACAGCGGGACGAACCCGTTGGTCGTTCTCGGTCGGCAAGGCCGGTCTTCCGTGTCTCGCCGGCTCCTCGGCGGCGTCACTGAAGGGGTCCTCGAACGTGGGGACCTGCCGGTACTGGTGGATCCAGGGCCCGGGGAAGCCGAGTCCGATTTCGACCCCTCGCGGATCCTCGTTCCGACGGACGGGAGCGAAAACGCCGACGTCGCACTTCCCCATGTCGCTGCGCTGGCGAACCAGTTCGACGCTGCGGTCACCGTTCTCTCCGTGGTTGACCTCCAGCGGGCAGGTGGCGTGTTCAACGCTGGCGGCCTCGACGCGGAATTTATCGAGGCCCTCGAGAGTCGGGCCGAGACGGCCACCGCGGCGGCCGAGGAGACGATTCAGGCGACGGAGTCGAGCCTGTCAGTAGAGTCGATGGTCCGCCGGTCGAAGGACTTCGAGGGGGTCTCCGGGGCGATCTGTGAGACCACCGTGGCCGAGAACGTCGATTTGGTCGTGATGGGATCACACGGTCGTTCGAACGTCCGTCGTCAACTGCTGGGAAGCGTGACGAGCACGGTGTTGCGCTCGATCGACGTGCCGACCCTCGTGGTCCCGCGCTCGCGGTCTTAA
- a CDS encoding PAS domain-containing sensor histidine kinase, translated as MDDTQSSTPELFDATTPGDVYRDLFEALPDPVLVFDPETGRVVECNPKATALFGYSRDELRGTSIATLSSDLGAHSRDRATDVFSTVTNGQPVTLRRQATAGDGSVFWAAITLEATEIGDEKYVLATVRDTGKTVKEEADIRAFKAAVENAGHSIYWTDTDGTIQYANPAFEEITGYDRTEAIGRNPRMFQSGEMSDSYYEALWETILSGETFQREVINESAEGETFVVSQTIAPIEGPAGDIERFVAVNSDVTERKRREERLEAEKEHVEQLHQRLSVMNRILRHDIRSSVNIIKGNAELARSSSQKLETALETVIDESDRLRRIAESVRHIESAIDDQGAEKNVIDVATRVKTKVIGFKNEYPEATVSVSVPESATASARERFDLALDHVLSNAVEHNDRDSPTVEVTVTDPPETETVEITVADDGPGIPEAEIDPLEAGRETPLAHSSGLELWLTQWIVTVSDGTISFEENDPRGTLVRIELPSAE; from the coding sequence ATGGACGACACCCAATCAAGCACCCCCGAACTGTTCGACGCGACGACACCGGGGGATGTCTATCGTGATCTGTTCGAGGCGCTGCCGGACCCCGTCCTCGTCTTCGACCCGGAGACGGGCCGGGTCGTCGAGTGTAACCCAAAGGCGACGGCACTGTTCGGTTATTCACGAGACGAGCTCCGGGGCACCTCGATCGCCACGCTGAGTTCGGACCTGGGAGCTCACTCCCGGGACCGGGCCACCGACGTGTTCAGTACGGTCACAAACGGGCAGCCGGTAACGTTGCGCCGTCAGGCGACCGCCGGGGACGGGAGTGTCTTCTGGGCTGCGATCACGCTCGAAGCAACTGAGATCGGCGATGAGAAATACGTGCTCGCGACGGTCCGGGACACCGGCAAAACGGTCAAGGAGGAAGCTGACATCCGGGCCTTCAAGGCTGCCGTCGAGAACGCCGGCCACTCGATCTACTGGACCGACACCGATGGCACGATTCAGTATGCCAACCCCGCCTTCGAGGAGATCACGGGCTATGACCGAACCGAAGCAATCGGTCGGAACCCACGCATGTTCCAGTCCGGGGAGATGAGCGACTCCTACTACGAGGCGCTCTGGGAGACGATCCTCTCGGGGGAGACCTTCCAGCGGGAGGTCATAAACGAGTCAGCCGAGGGCGAGACATTCGTCGTCTCCCAGACCATCGCACCGATCGAAGGTCCCGCGGGGGACATCGAACGGTTCGTCGCCGTGAACAGCGACGTAACCGAACGAAAGCGCCGCGAGGAGAGACTCGAAGCCGAGAAGGAACACGTCGAGCAACTCCACCAGCGCCTCTCGGTCATGAACCGGATTCTCCGCCACGACATCCGGTCCTCGGTCAACATCATCAAGGGCAACGCGGAACTCGCCCGTTCCTCCTCCCAGAAGCTCGAAACCGCTCTCGAGACGGTCATCGACGAGTCCGATCGGCTGCGTCGAATCGCCGAGAGCGTCCGCCACATCGAGAGTGCAATCGACGACCAGGGGGCCGAGAAAAACGTCATCGACGTCGCGACCCGGGTGAAGACGAAAGTTATCGGCTTCAAAAACGAGTATCCCGAGGCCACCGTTTCGGTGTCGGTCCCCGAATCGGCGACTGCAAGTGCTCGCGAACGGTTCGATCTCGCCCTCGATCACGTGCTCTCGAACGCCGTCGAACACAACGATCGGGACTCCCCGACCGTCGAAGTGACGGTGACCGACCCGCCGGAGACTGAGACGGTGGAGATCACGGTGGCCGACGACGGGCCTGGAATTCCAGAAGCCGAGATCGACCCGCTGGAAGCCGGACGTGAAACGCCCCTCGCTCACTCCAGTGGGCTCGAGCTCTGGCTCACCCAGTGGATCGTCACGGTCTCCGATGGAACGATCTCGTTTGAAGAAAACGATCCGCGGGGGACGCTCGTCCGGATCGAACTCCCCAGTGCGGAATAA
- a CDS encoding helix-turn-helix domain-containing protein, translating to MSSPLTQIRPGESAAATEPRVVPLDGPNVDAVFEALSSATRRRMLEHLYEDPATPSELADATDTSLQNVHYHLEKLGEVDLVESVGTRYSEKGAEMSVYAPTSDPLVIVEGEHTRSEMENKLKRMVGGLSAVFAGGVLAQFALGERISPGESGGDQVMLQTATESANATPGLIEQIGNFLVEPGAMVLVGGLLALLVLEAVYRRQSATNG from the coding sequence ATGTCGAGCCCGCTCACCCAGATTCGGCCGGGGGAGTCAGCTGCGGCCACCGAGCCCAGAGTCGTTCCCCTGGACGGGCCGAACGTGGACGCGGTCTTCGAGGCCCTCTCTTCGGCGACCCGTCGACGGATGCTCGAACACCTCTATGAAGACCCGGCCACGCCCTCCGAACTCGCCGACGCGACCGACACATCCCTCCAGAACGTCCACTACCACCTGGAGAAACTCGGCGAGGTCGACCTCGTCGAGTCGGTCGGCACGCGGTACTCCGAGAAGGGAGCGGAGATGTCAGTCTACGCCCCGACCAGCGATCCCCTGGTGATCGTCGAGGGAGAGCACACTCGATCGGAGATGGAAAACAAACTCAAACGCATGGTTGGGGGCCTCTCGGCGGTTTTCGCGGGCGGGGTTCTCGCGCAGTTCGCCCTGGGTGAGCGGATCTCGCCCGGGGAGTCAGGTGGCGATCAAGTCATGCTCCAGACCGCGACGGAATCCGCGAACGCGACACCGGGCTTGATCGAGCAGATCGGGAATTTCCTCGTTGAGCCCGGAGCGATGGTCCTGGTCGGTGGGTTGCTCGCACTGCTCGTCCTCGAAGCTGTCTATCGACGCCAGTCAGCTACCAACGGCTGA
- a CDS encoding type II/IV secretion system ATPase subunit, whose amino-acid sequence MGTEEGGGEDGATNPSVDPDGGARAPDQAETSTADRTDMERDDNGDFSGPADLREAIQRGVTVAARLDETVTRARLGQAATDADNLDTAVTNLIEGTVPVRKGVYSWLHFKWEYYLDEVGDPPRDDDGTPEPFDKAAYLGFEPGDIESTLSYGESRADALADLIEERTVNVQPDLDEDAFFSTVSGATTLTNRYDLERAVPMAKKTHFVEEERYWVNKPYAFVVIFHSRKENEKKYYLIEPYRTPIEADLREFLTEKLRTAIKYAEEGVTIGGSDAERRAVIERETDRLLNRYDLYDTAPDRGFRETIADGLDFGDRDGFLGRFTGDTGAVGQLRNWLAPEAGPEADSNPEALSGIAARPEPALLAEDDPELNEYQVEKLRYFLARDFTGYERIDGIKHDINVEDISCDGYESPVFVYHTDYEQLISNVTHGTEQLDDFVVKLAQRSGKGISKRQPQVDATLPDGSRAQLTLGTEVSDHGTNYTIRQFKDVPFTPVDLINWKTFSLEEMAFLWLCIENNKSLLFAGGTASGKTTSLNAVSLFVPSNAKIVSIEDTREVELPQRNWIASVTRPSFGEDEAGDIDEFDLLEAALRQRPDYIIMGEVRGEEGRTLFQVMSTGHTTYTTFHADNVSEVIKRFTTEPINVSKTLFTALDLVSIQASTRVRGKKVRRSRNITEIRRYDAENDEINVNDVFQWRPETDTYRSTAESTTLDEIKFDRGWSEAELQQQLFERRVVLASLIEQGLNTYSEVAATLQAYINDPETLLTLIANDELEEALGDLRELESVLIDVDPELEAMVPRPEPDADILETTTEILDRAEEELFPEYRGERGAELVDILPDQDDSKAPSETDRPGADEPDHSEDSTA is encoded by the coding sequence ATGGGAACTGAGGAGGGTGGTGGGGAGGACGGGGCCACGAACCCGTCAGTCGATCCGGACGGTGGGGCGAGGGCACCGGATCAGGCTGAAACGAGCACCGCGGACAGAACGGACATGGAACGGGACGACAACGGAGATTTTTCCGGGCCGGCCGATCTTCGAGAAGCCATTCAGCGAGGTGTTACCGTAGCGGCTCGACTCGACGAAACCGTCACTCGTGCCCGACTGGGCCAGGCCGCGACGGACGCGGACAACCTCGACACGGCGGTCACCAATCTCATCGAGGGCACCGTCCCCGTCCGGAAAGGCGTCTACTCCTGGCTTCACTTCAAGTGGGAATACTACCTGGACGAGGTGGGCGACCCACCACGGGACGACGACGGGACCCCTGAACCCTTCGATAAGGCAGCGTATCTCGGGTTCGAGCCCGGGGACATCGAGTCCACACTCAGCTACGGGGAATCACGCGCGGACGCCCTTGCCGATCTTATCGAGGAACGAACCGTCAACGTCCAACCAGACCTCGACGAGGACGCCTTTTTCTCCACGGTCTCGGGGGCGACGACGCTCACGAACCGCTACGACCTCGAACGGGCCGTCCCGATGGCGAAGAAGACCCACTTCGTCGAGGAGGAGCGCTACTGGGTGAACAAGCCCTATGCCTTCGTCGTCATCTTTCACTCCCGGAAGGAAAACGAGAAGAAGTACTACCTCATCGAGCCCTACCGCACGCCGATCGAGGCCGACCTCCGTGAGTTTCTCACCGAAAAGCTCCGGACGGCCATCAAATACGCCGAGGAAGGGGTTACAATCGGCGGGTCAGACGCCGAACGCCGGGCCGTCATCGAGCGTGAGACCGACCGGCTGTTGAACCGCTATGATCTCTACGACACGGCGCCGGACCGTGGGTTCAGGGAGACGATTGCCGACGGACTGGACTTCGGAGACCGGGATGGGTTCCTGGGCCGATTCACTGGGGACACTGGGGCAGTGGGCCAGCTCCGGAACTGGCTCGCCCCCGAGGCTGGACCCGAGGCAGATTCGAACCCGGAAGCACTCTCGGGAATCGCGGCCAGGCCCGAACCGGCCCTTCTCGCGGAGGACGATCCCGAGTTAAACGAATACCAGGTGGAGAAGCTCCGGTACTTTCTGGCCCGGGATTTCACCGGGTACGAGCGGATCGACGGTATCAAACACGACATCAACGTCGAGGACATCTCGTGTGACGGCTACGAGAGCCCCGTGTTCGTCTATCACACGGATTACGAACAGCTCATCTCGAATGTCACGCATGGCACCGAGCAACTCGATGACTTCGTGGTGAAACTCGCCCAGCGCTCGGGCAAGGGGATCAGCAAGCGCCAGCCACAGGTCGATGCGACCCTGCCGGACGGCTCCCGTGCCCAGTTGACTCTCGGAACCGAAGTGTCCGATCACGGGACGAACTACACCATCCGGCAGTTCAAGGACGTCCCGTTCACGCCGGTCGATCTCATCAACTGGAAGACCTTCTCGCTGGAGGAGATGGCCTTCCTCTGGCTCTGTATCGAGAACAACAAGTCCCTGCTCTTTGCCGGCGGCACGGCCTCGGGGAAGACGACCAGCCTGAACGCGGTCTCGCTTTTCGTCCCCAGCAACGCCAAGATCGTCTCCATCGAGGACACCCGGGAGGTGGAACTGCCCCAGCGCAACTGGATCGCGTCGGTCACACGCCCCTCGTTTGGCGAGGACGAAGCCGGCGACATCGACGAGTTCGACCTCCTGGAGGCGGCCCTGCGCCAGCGCCCCGACTACATCATCATGGGTGAGGTCCGGGGGGAAGAGGGGCGAACGCTCTTCCAGGTCATGTCGACGGGCCACACCACCTACACCACCTTCCACGCGGACAACGTCAGCGAGGTCATCAAGCGGTTCACCACCGAACCGATCAACGTCTCGAAGACCCTCTTTACCGCCCTGGATCTGGTGTCGATCCAGGCCTCGACCAGGGTCCGCGGGAAGAAAGTACGGCGCAGCCGAAATATTACCGAAATCCGGCGGTACGACGCCGAGAACGACGAGATCAACGTCAACGACGTCTTCCAGTGGCGGCCCGAGACCGACACCTATCGCAGCACCGCCGAGTCGACCACGCTCGACGAGATCAAGTTCGACCGGGGCTGGTCGGAAGCCGAGTTGCAACAGCAACTCTTCGAACGGCGGGTCGTCCTCGCCTCGCTCATCGAGCAGGGGCTCAACACGTACAGCGAGGTGGCAGCGACTCTCCAGGCCTACATCAACGACCCGGAGACGCTGCTTACCCTCATCGCGAACGACGAACTCGAGGAGGCACTCGGTGACCTTCGGGAACTGGAAAGTGTTCTGATCGACGTCGATCCCGAACTCGAAGCGATGGTGCCACGGCCCGAACCGGACGCGGACATCCTCGAAACGACCACCGAAATCCTCGACCGGGCCGAGGAGGAACTCTTCCCCGAGTATCGCGGCGAGCGAGGGGCCGAACTCGTCGACATCCTTCCCGATCAGGACGACAGCAAGGCGCCGAGCGAAACTGACAGGCCGGGGGCGGATGAGCCCGATCACTCGGAGGATTCGACCGCATGA